One genomic region from Esox lucius isolate fEsoLuc1 chromosome 24, fEsoLuc1.pri, whole genome shotgun sequence encodes:
- the bcl6b gene encoding B-cell CLL/lymphoma 6 member B protein, with translation MSKIQVVEGFRVGGRRDVVAAAEGYVKEFTRHSNDVLLNLNELRHRNILTDATLVVGTCRMHAHCAVLIACSGFFYSLYSGRVSFPGNGAAGDKALAVSLPDSLDPSSVSMLLDFMYTSRLPLTPSTVHGVLSVATYLQMDHVADTCRAFMIHSERMRGTPPQMELDSTVSAVSVAPSGGLPPNPPVNARPRPSVLALSTPFQPTEEAEGHVYRDVARVPGDIRASPQPGTFLTREPRSEELKLEPESSLSTPSPDTPSRSGCQPNSPAESNTCNLDEPKRNPDPKACNWKKYKYIVLNPLCAGTTVKEEDSDEGQRPTPNSDRTMVTLKPPVEVWPGHGSSQNDRRRQASSYDVPGQTPNLVPQPGLPAHPADHPMEPPTYKEGTVSPSYLAPRPSDPEAERQCRHPIKRENYAGTFSCPCNLTGIKTVCAAPAAGDKPYRCNVCGAQFNRPANLKTHSRIHSGEKPYRCDTCCARFVQVAHLRAHVLIHTGEKPYPCHTCGTRFRHLQTLKSHLRIHTGEKPYTCEKCDLHFRHKSQLRLHLRQKHGAVTNTKIRYQVLAEPYQPILQAC, from the exons ATGAGCAAGATCCAGGTGGTGGAGGGATTCCGGGTTGGAGGAAGGCGTGATGTGGTGGCAGCTGCGGAAGGATACGTGAAGGAGTTCACGCGCCACTCCAACGATGTCCTGCTGAATCTGAACGAGCTGAGGCACCGGAACATTCTGACTGATGCCACCCTCGTGGTGGGCACCTGCCGAATGCATGCGCATTGTGCTGTGCTCATTGCCTGCAG CGGGTTCTTTTACTCGCTGTACTCCGGTCGCGTGTCCTTCCCTGGGAATGGAGCTGCAGGAGACAAAGCCCTGGCCGTATCACTGCCTGACTCACTGGACCCCTCCAGCGTCTCCATGCTCCTGGACTTCATGTACACCTCCCGGCTGCCCCTCACGCCAAGCACGGTCCACGGGGTGCTGTCTGTCGCCACCTACCTGCAGATGGACCATGTGGCTGACACCTGTAGAGCTTTCATGATACACAG TGAGCGGATGAGAGGGACGCCCCCTCAAATGGAGCTGGACTCCACGGTGTCTGCAGTGTCTGTAGCACCCTCAGGGGGACTTCCTCCCAATCCCCCTGTCAATGCAAGACCCCGCCCGTCTGTCCTGGCCCTCTCCACCCCCTTCCAGCCCACAGAGGAGGCTGAGGGCCACGTTTACCGCGAtgtggccag AGTCCCTGGTGACATCCGTGCCTCTCCGCAGCCAGGGACTTTCCTGACCCGCGAACCCAGGTCAGAGGAACTAAAGTTGGAGCCCGAATCGTCCCTTTCCACCCCATCTCCGGACACCCCGTCTCGCTCTGGCTGCCAGCCCAATTCTCCGGCTGAGTCGAACACCTGTAATCTGGATGAACCCAAGCGCAACCCTGACCCAAAGGCATGCAACTggaagaaatacaaatacatcGTCCTCAACCCCCTCTGCGCCGGAACCACAGTGAAGGAGGAGGACTCTGATGAGGGCCAGCGGCCCACCCCCAACTCTGATAGGACGATGGTGACATTGAAACCTCCTGTGGAGGTGTGGCCAGGGCATGGATCCAGCCAGAATGACAG GCGGAGGCAAGCCTCCAGCTATGATGTCCCCGGTCAGACCCCTAATCTAGTACCCCAGCCAGGCCTTCCAGCCCACCCTGCAGACCATCCCATGGAACCACCAACCTACAAGGAAGGAACAG TGTCGCCCAGCTATCTCGCACCCCGGCCATCGGACCCAGAGGCCGAACGTCAGTGTCGTCACCCAATCAAGCGTGAGAACTACGCCGGGACGTTCAGTTGCCCTTGCAACCTGACCGGGATAAAGACTGTCTGCGCAG CTCCTGCCGCCGGCGACAAGCCGTATCGCTGTAACGTGTGTGGCGCCCAGTTCAACCGGCCCGCCAATCTGAAGACTCACTCACGCATCCACTCCGGAGAGAAGCCGTACCGCTGTGACACGTGCTGCGCCAGGTTTGTTCAG GTGGCACACCTGCGGGCCCATGTTCTGATCCACACTGGGGAGAAGCCTTACCCATGTCACACCTGTGGAACCCGCTTCCGTCACCTGCAGACGCTGAAGAGCCACCTGCGTattcacactggagagaagccatacaCT TGTGAGAAGTGTGACCTGCACTTCCGCCATAAAAGCCAGCTGCGCCTTCACCTGAGACAGAAGCACGGCGCCGTCACCAACACCAAGATCCGCTACCAGGTCCTGGCAGAACCATACCAGCCCATCCTGCAAGCCTGTTAA